A genomic window from Myotis daubentonii chromosome 4, mMyoDau2.1, whole genome shotgun sequence includes:
- the DEXI gene encoding dexamethasone-induced protein — protein sequence MPSARVAAHLDVLGPLGPYVPPPLLPSMFYVGLFFVNVLILYYAFLMEYIVLNVGLVFLPEDMDQALVDLGVLSDPGLGLYDADSELDVFDGYLE from the coding sequence ATGCCCAGTGCCCGGGTCGCGGCCCACCTGGACGTGCTGGGCCCCCTGGGCCCCTACGTGCCCCCGCCGCTGCTGCCCTCTATGTTCTACGTGGGCCTCTTCTTCGTCAATGTGCTGATCCTATACTACGCCTTCCTCATGGAGTACATCGTCCTCAACGTGGGCCTCGTCTTCCTGCCCGAGGACATGGACCAGGCGCTCGTGGACCTCGGCGTGCTCTCCGACCCGGGCTTGGGCCTCTACGATGCCGACTCGGAGCTCGACGTGTTCGATGGTTACTTGGAGTAG